A stretch of the Schistocerca serialis cubense isolate TAMUIC-IGC-003099 chromosome 2, iqSchSeri2.2, whole genome shotgun sequence genome encodes the following:
- the LOC126457756 gene encoding beta-1,3-galactosyltransferase 5-like isoform X3, which produces MGLQWAVHHCPQARFVIKMDDDIVVNMYKLSEIISYISESQRKDLLMGYVLKGMVPVREPANKWYVTHEEFDGNMYPQFLSGWMYITTPPVINKLLSAAQKEKFFWIDDTFVTGILAQQAGVEGYRNISNMFTTDPGYLECCLRHSDVYCDFMVGPSGGDYSLQIRLAMHAKRCRDMGSCKNRSPQNALRRTCVNKGRQQLPLSGGQGYVAEVKIG; this is translated from the coding sequence ATGGGACTGCAGTGGGCTGTACATCACTGTCCACAAGCACGATTTGTTATCAAAATGGATGATGATATTGTAGTGAATATGTACAAACTTTCTGAAATAATTTCATATATTTCTGAATCTCAGAGAAAGGATCTCCTTATGGGTTATGTACTTAAGGGGATGGTTCCAGTTCGAGAACCTGCTAACAAATGGTATGTGACCCATGAGGAATTTGATGGTAATATGTATCCCCAGTTTCTATCAGGATGGATGTACATAACCACACCTCCAGTGATAAATAAACTGCTTTCTGCAGCTCAGAAGGAAAAATTCTTCTGGATAGATGATACTTTTGTCACAGGTATTCTTGCCCAACAAGCAGGTGTTGAAGGCTATAGAAATATAAGCAACATGTTTACAACAGATCCTGGTTATCTGGAGTGCTGTCTCAGACACTCAGATGTGTACTGTGATTTTATGGTTGGTCCAAGTGGAGGTGATTACAGTTTACAAATTAGATTAGCTATGCATGCTAAAAGATGTCGAGATATGGGATCTTGCAAGAACAGAAGCCCTCAAAATGCACTGAGAAGGACCTGTGTAAATAAGGGCAGGCAGCAGCTACCTCTTTCTGGTGGACAAGGCTATGTTGCTGAAGTAAAAATAGGTTGA